In Nitrobacteraceae bacterium AZCC 1564, the following proteins share a genomic window:
- a CDS encoding 2-keto-3-deoxy-L-fuconate dehydrogenase (product_source=KO:K18335; cath_funfam=3.40.50.720; cog=COG1028; ko=KO:K18335; pfam=PF13561; superfamily=51735), producing the protein MSDRLKGKRAFVTAGAAGIGHACAAAFAKEGATVIATDLDEEAVATLTKEGVAETFKLDARDTAAVDALAKRIGKVDILLNAAGFVHNGTVLECSEDDWDFSFDLNVKSMHRTIKAFLPAMLEGGGGSIVNISSAAGVFKAAPNRYVYSATKAAVAALTRAVAVDFIAKGIRCNAICPGTIETPSMLGRAAALGAGGRDMFVSRQPMGRLGTAEEIAALAVYLASDESAFTTGVAHIIDGGWTL; encoded by the coding sequence ATGTCTGATCGACTGAAAGGCAAGCGCGCATTCGTGACAGCGGGTGCGGCGGGCATCGGGCACGCGTGCGCGGCCGCCTTCGCGAAAGAAGGCGCGACCGTGATCGCGACCGACCTTGATGAGGAGGCCGTCGCGACATTGACTAAGGAAGGTGTCGCGGAAACGTTCAAACTTGATGCGCGTGACACGGCTGCGGTCGACGCTCTCGCTAAGCGGATCGGCAAAGTCGACATCCTGTTGAACGCTGCAGGCTTCGTGCACAACGGCACCGTTCTGGAATGCTCTGAAGACGATTGGGACTTCTCGTTCGATCTCAACGTGAAGTCCATGCACCGCACGATCAAGGCGTTCCTGCCTGCCATGCTGGAGGGTGGCGGCGGCTCGATCGTCAACATTTCCTCCGCCGCCGGCGTGTTCAAAGCGGCCCCGAACCGCTACGTCTACAGCGCGACCAAGGCAGCAGTTGCCGCCCTCACCCGCGCGGTGGCGGTCGACTTCATTGCCAAGGGCATCCGCTGCAACGCGATCTGCCCCGGCACCATCGAAACTCCGTCCATGCTGGGCCGTGCTGCGGCGCTGGGTGCCGGTGGCCGGGACATGTTCGTCAGCCGGCAGCCCATGGGACGACTCGGTACGGCAGAGGAAATCGCAGCGCTTGCCGTCTATCTCGCCAGCGATGAGAGTGCCTTCACGACCGGTGTCGCGCACATCATCGATGGCGGCTGGACGCTCTAA
- a CDS encoding putative oxidoreductase (product_source=KO:K13574; cath_funfam=1.10.1530.10,3.30.1370.60; cog=COG2055; ko=KO:K13574; pfam=PF02615; superfamily=89733), whose translation MVTLQVQKLIDFVADIFSRAGSSKAEAERIAKYLTTANLTGHDSHGVIRVPQYVKWAKEGVIIPDQKIKLTVDTPSLVVVDGGFGYGQTVTPQAVAIGIEKCKANGLAAMTLRNSGHLGRVGDWAEMAAAEGLISIYFVNAAGSILVAPYGGVARKLSTAPYCVGIPRPGKDPVVLDFATSIVAEGKVMVASRGGKKLPKGALVDEDGSLSEDPHVLYGPYEPNGPRVHAQGKGAIRAFGEHKGSGLALMCELLGGALTGNGATKPDRRFSNGMLAIYIDPKRVDPEHFFDGEVARYIAYFKDSKLAQGHDAVLIPGEPESATRAERTKNGVPLTEETWNSITATARSVGIDDAAIAKAVG comes from the coding sequence ATGGTAACACTACAAGTTCAGAAGCTCATCGACTTTGTCGCTGACATCTTTTCGCGTGCAGGGTCGTCAAAAGCCGAAGCAGAGCGCATCGCTAAATATCTGACGACCGCAAACCTCACCGGGCATGACAGCCACGGTGTGATCCGCGTGCCGCAATATGTGAAATGGGCCAAGGAAGGGGTCATTATTCCTGACCAGAAGATCAAGCTCACGGTCGATACGCCGTCGCTGGTCGTTGTCGATGGTGGATTTGGCTACGGACAGACCGTGACGCCGCAGGCCGTCGCGATCGGCATCGAGAAGTGCAAAGCCAACGGGCTTGCGGCCATGACGCTGCGCAATTCTGGCCACCTCGGACGCGTGGGCGACTGGGCGGAAATGGCGGCAGCGGAAGGCTTGATCTCGATTTACTTCGTCAACGCGGCCGGCTCGATCCTGGTTGCGCCTTATGGCGGCGTTGCCCGCAAGCTGTCCACAGCTCCTTATTGCGTCGGCATTCCGCGTCCCGGCAAAGATCCGGTCGTGCTCGACTTCGCGACCTCCATCGTCGCTGAAGGCAAGGTGATGGTGGCGAGTCGTGGCGGCAAGAAGCTGCCGAAGGGCGCCTTGGTCGACGAAGATGGCAGCCTGAGTGAGGATCCTCACGTTTTGTATGGGCCATATGAGCCGAACGGTCCGCGTGTCCATGCGCAGGGCAAAGGCGCGATCCGTGCATTTGGCGAGCACAAGGGCTCAGGTCTGGCGCTGATGTGCGAATTGCTGGGCGGCGCGCTCACCGGCAACGGTGCAACCAAGCCGGACCGCCGTTTCTCCAACGGCATGCTGGCGATCTACATCGATCCGAAGCGTGTGGATCCCGAGCATTTCTTCGACGGCGAGGTGGCCCGCTATATTGCCTACTTCAAGGACAGCAAGCTGGCGCAAGGCCACGACGCGGTTCTCATTCCCGGCGAGCCCGAGTCCGCGACGCGCGCTGAGCGCACCAAGAACGGCGTGCCGCTAACCGAGGAAACCTGGAATTCGATCACGGCCACTGCACGCTCGGTTGGAATCGATGACGCGGCCATTGCGAAGGCTGTCGGATAA
- a CDS encoding tripartite-type tricarboxylate transporter receptor subunit TctC (product_source=COG3181; cath_funfam=3.40.190.10; cleavage_site_network=SignalP-noTM; cog=COG3181; pfam=PF03401; superfamily=53850): MSLVRSALAFVALLLSSSAYAQDWPTRPITLVVPFAAGGTTDLVARPIAQALTEKLGQPVVVENRAGAGGTLAAGMVAKAAPDGYTIFLATVAHTMAPGLYKSLPYDFEKDFEPITLAAQVPNVLIVNPSVPAKTVSELIAYIKANPGKINFGSAGPGSTEHMSGELFRAMLGADMVHVPYKGGAPMMTDLIAGQIQMAIETSGSATPHIQAGSVRALAVSTAERSPFFPDLPTLAEAGLKGYDVTTWYGFMVPKGTPPAVRDKLYRQISDILKDANIVARLRDMGAQPGGQPPAEVASFIATETTKWKKVAKDSGARID; this comes from the coding sequence ATGTCTCTCGTTAGAAGTGCACTCGCTTTCGTTGCCTTGCTGTTGTCCAGTTCTGCATATGCGCAGGACTGGCCGACGCGCCCCATCACGCTGGTTGTCCCGTTTGCCGCGGGCGGCACGACGGACCTGGTCGCGCGGCCCATTGCACAGGCCTTGACCGAAAAGCTGGGTCAGCCGGTCGTGGTGGAGAACCGCGCCGGGGCAGGAGGCACGCTCGCGGCCGGTATGGTCGCGAAGGCTGCGCCGGATGGCTACACGATTTTTCTCGCCACGGTGGCTCACACGATGGCGCCGGGGCTCTACAAGTCACTGCCGTATGATTTTGAGAAGGACTTCGAACCGATCACGCTGGCAGCTCAAGTCCCCAACGTGCTGATCGTGAATCCCTCGGTGCCCGCGAAGACCGTCAGTGAGTTGATCGCCTACATCAAGGCCAATCCGGGCAAGATCAATTTCGGCTCGGCGGGGCCGGGCAGCACCGAACACATGTCGGGCGAACTGTTTCGGGCGATGTTGGGCGCAGATATGGTGCATGTACCGTACAAGGGCGGTGCGCCGATGATGACCGATCTGATCGCAGGGCAAATTCAGATGGCCATCGAGACCAGCGGATCGGCAACGCCTCATATTCAGGCTGGCAGCGTCCGTGCACTCGCGGTCAGCACCGCCGAGCGCTCGCCGTTTTTCCCCGATCTGCCGACGCTCGCGGAAGCCGGACTGAAAGGCTACGACGTCACCACGTGGTATGGCTTCATGGTGCCCAAAGGCACGCCGCCCGCGGTTCGTGACAAGCTGTATCGGCAAATCAGCGATATCCTGAAAGACGCCAATATCGTCGCGCGGTTGCGAGACATGGGCGCGCAACCCGGCGGGCAGCCGCCGGCCGAGGTGGCGAGTTTCATCGCCACGGAAACTACGAAGTGGAAGAAGGTTGCCAAGGACTCCGGCGCCCGGATCGACTAG
- a CDS encoding altronate hydrolase (product_source=KO:K01685; cog=COG2721; ko=KO:K01685; pfam=PF04295,PF08666) gives MAPAPVIRLHSDDSVVIARAALLPGVEVAQGITATERIPAGHKVAVKPISVGEPVRRYGQIIGFATKPIAPGQHVHVQNLGMGEFSKDYAWGVDVKPTPNFDLPATFQGIRRPDGRVATRNYIGILTSVNCSAHVAGLVADVFKKNPFTGHDPLADFPNVDGVVALTHKTGCGMTQLEPLTVLRRTLGGYARHVNFSHVIVLGLGCEINQIGGFMEEQKLAGRLRAMDIQEIGGSRKTVEAGVAFVREVLADSNKVKREACSASELTVALQCGGSDGYSGVSANPALGAASDLLVRHGGTVILSETPETYGAEHLLTRRAVSREVGEKLVALMRWWEEYTAREGAEMDSNPSPGNKAGGLTTILEKSLGAMAKAGSTNLVDVVAYAEAVTKKGFVFMDTPGFDPVAATGQVAGGANLVCFTTGRGSVFGCKPAPSIKLATNTPMFKRMEEDMDVNCGTILDGDETVQECGERIFNLMLRVASGEQTKSEAFDFGAAEFAPWVLGATM, from the coding sequence ATGGCGCCTGCACCTGTCATTCGGTTGCATTCTGACGACAGCGTGGTCATTGCCCGCGCGGCGCTATTGCCTGGCGTGGAAGTCGCACAAGGGATCACCGCGACCGAACGAATTCCTGCCGGGCACAAGGTTGCCGTGAAGCCAATCTCAGTCGGTGAACCGGTCAGGCGTTATGGCCAGATCATCGGTTTCGCGACCAAGCCGATCGCGCCGGGACAACACGTCCACGTGCAGAACCTCGGCATGGGTGAATTTTCAAAGGACTATGCATGGGGCGTGGACGTCAAGCCAACGCCGAATTTCGACTTGCCCGCGACATTCCAAGGGATTCGCCGCCCGGATGGGCGCGTCGCCACGCGCAATTACATCGGCATTCTCACCAGCGTGAATTGCAGTGCGCATGTGGCAGGTCTCGTCGCGGATGTGTTCAAGAAGAATCCGTTTACGGGACATGATCCGCTGGCGGACTTTCCCAATGTCGACGGCGTGGTCGCGCTGACGCACAAGACCGGATGCGGGATGACGCAGCTTGAGCCGCTCACGGTGCTCCGGCGCACGCTCGGCGGCTACGCGCGGCATGTGAACTTTTCTCATGTGATCGTGCTTGGTCTCGGATGCGAGATCAACCAGATCGGTGGTTTCATGGAAGAGCAGAAGCTGGCCGGACGGTTGCGCGCCATGGACATCCAGGAGATCGGTGGTTCGCGCAAGACGGTCGAGGCGGGAGTTGCTTTCGTCCGTGAGGTGCTTGCTGATTCCAACAAGGTGAAACGTGAAGCCTGTTCGGCGAGCGAATTGACTGTCGCCCTGCAGTGTGGCGGCTCGGATGGTTATTCTGGGGTGTCGGCAAATCCCGCGCTCGGTGCGGCCAGCGATCTGCTGGTGCGGCACGGCGGCACAGTCATTCTGTCGGAGACGCCTGAAACCTATGGCGCGGAGCATCTCCTGACACGACGCGCCGTGAGCCGCGAGGTTGGCGAAAAGCTCGTGGCACTGATGCGCTGGTGGGAGGAGTACACCGCACGTGAAGGTGCGGAGATGGATTCCAACCCGAGCCCCGGCAACAAGGCAGGCGGTCTGACGACCATTCTTGAGAAGTCGTTGGGCGCAATGGCAAAGGCCGGCAGCACCAATCTGGTTGACGTGGTGGCCTATGCGGAAGCCGTCACCAAAAAGGGGTTTGTCTTCATGGACACCCCGGGTTTCGATCCTGTTGCAGCAACGGGCCAGGTGGCGGGTGGCGCAAACCTTGTCTGCTTTACCACCGGTCGCGGCAGCGTGTTCGGCTGCAAGCCCGCCCCGTCTATTAAGCTTGCGACCAACACGCCGATGTTCAAGCGCATGGAAGAGGATATGGATGTGAACTGCGGCACGATCCTCGATGGTGATGAAACCGTGCAGGAGTGCGGCGAGCGGATCTTCAATCTGATGCTGCGGGTCGCATCCGGCGAGCAGACCAAGAGCGAAGCATTCGATTTCGGTGCAGCCGAATTCGCACCATGGGTTCTCGGCGCGACGATGTGA
- a CDS encoding 4-hydroxy-2-oxoheptanedioate aldolase (product_source=KO:K02510; cath_funfam=3.20.20.60; cog=COG3836; ko=KO:K02510; pfam=PF03328; superfamily=51621) — translation MHDVHDVRPSETKIRTEIGNERMANKVKEIWAAGKVVVNAWLAIPSGFSAEVMAQCGFDSVTVDIQHGVQDYQSMIQCFQAMQAHPVTPMVRVPWNEPGIIGKVLDGGAYGVICPMINTKEEAERFVSYCKYPPRGARSNGPIRAMMYGSAGTYQQTANEETLCIPMIETKTAVENLESILDVPGIAGVYIGPSDLGFSYGLHPTLDRTEPEMLAIYEKVVKACEKRGIFPGIHCSGAAGAILAIQRGFKLVTILNDSGLLAMSAKSHVAETRKNSGGKA, via the coding sequence ATGCATGATGTTCATGATGTTCGCCCGAGTGAAACAAAAATCAGAACAGAAATTGGAAACGAGCGAATGGCAAATAAGGTCAAGGAAATCTGGGCGGCCGGCAAAGTCGTCGTCAACGCGTGGCTTGCGATCCCGTCGGGATTCTCCGCCGAAGTGATGGCGCAGTGTGGCTTCGACAGCGTCACCGTTGATATTCAGCACGGCGTGCAGGACTATCAGTCGATGATCCAGTGCTTCCAGGCAATGCAGGCCCATCCGGTCACGCCGATGGTCCGCGTGCCATGGAATGAGCCCGGCATCATCGGCAAGGTGCTGGATGGCGGCGCCTATGGTGTGATTTGTCCGATGATCAACACCAAGGAAGAGGCGGAACGGTTTGTCTCTTATTGTAAATATCCGCCGCGCGGTGCGCGCAGCAACGGACCAATCCGCGCCATGATGTACGGCTCGGCGGGCACCTACCAGCAGACCGCCAATGAAGAGACGTTGTGCATTCCGATGATCGAGACCAAGACGGCAGTCGAGAATCTGGAATCCATTCTCGACGTGCCGGGCATCGCGGGTGTTTACATTGGTCCGTCAGATCTTGGGTTCTCCTATGGCCTGCATCCGACGCTGGACCGGACTGAGCCTGAAATGCTCGCGATCTACGAGAAGGTCGTAAAGGCTTGCGAGAAGCGCGGCATCTTCCCAGGCATCCACTGCAGCGGTGCGGCTGGCGCAATCCTTGCGATCCAGCGCGGGTTCAAGCTGGTCACGATCTTGAATGACAGTGGATTGCTGGCGATGTCTGCCAAGAGCCACGTCGCGGAAACGCGTAAGAATTCCGGCGGGAAGGCGTAA
- a CDS encoding NAD(P)-dependent dehydrogenase (short-subunit alcohol dehydrogenase family) (product_source=COG1028; cath_funfam=3.40.50.720; cog=COG1028; ko=KO:K21883; pfam=PF13561; superfamily=51735), producing MNKIDLTGRCAVVTGGAQGFGRAITERFVASGAKVAIWDFDQPLADKTAKEIGPAVTALEVDVTSVDAVEAATAATLKTFGRIDILVNNAGIAGVNKTVADLSYDEWRQVMKINLDGPFICCKAVVPTMMRQNYGRIVNIASIAGKEGNPNASHYSASKAGVIALTKSLGKELANTDIAVNAVTPAAAKTAIFDQMTQQHIDFMLSKIPRGRFLKVDELASLVAWMASEECLYTTGAVFDISGGRATY from the coding sequence TTGAACAAGATTGATCTGACCGGACGATGTGCCGTCGTCACCGGTGGCGCACAGGGTTTTGGCCGGGCCATTACTGAACGCTTTGTGGCCTCGGGCGCAAAAGTCGCCATCTGGGATTTCGACCAGCCGCTGGCGGACAAAACCGCCAAGGAAATCGGCCCCGCCGTGACGGCACTCGAGGTTGATGTCACCAGCGTCGATGCCGTCGAAGCCGCTACCGCCGCGACGCTGAAGACGTTCGGCCGTATTGACATTCTCGTCAACAATGCGGGCATCGCGGGCGTCAACAAGACGGTCGCTGACCTTTCCTATGACGAGTGGCGGCAGGTGATGAAGATCAACCTCGATGGCCCGTTCATCTGCTGCAAGGCTGTCGTGCCGACGATGATGAGGCAAAACTACGGGCGCATCGTGAATATTGCCTCCATCGCGGGCAAGGAAGGCAACCCCAATGCCTCGCACTATTCGGCCTCCAAGGCCGGTGTGATCGCGCTCACGAAGTCACTCGGCAAGGAACTTGCCAACACGGACATCGCCGTCAACGCGGTTACGCCAGCCGCTGCCAAGACCGCGATCTTCGATCAGATGACGCAGCAGCACATCGACTTCATGCTGTCGAAGATCCCACGCGGGCGCTTCCTCAAAGTCGATGAACTCGCATCGCTTGTTGCATGGATGGCGTCGGAAGAATGTCTCTACACCACGGGTGCGGTGTTCGACATTTCGGGTGGCCGCGCGACCTACTAA
- a CDS encoding dihydroxy-acid dehydratase (product_source=KO:K01687; cog=COG0129; ko=KO:K01687; pfam=PF00920; superfamily=143975,52016; tigrfam=TIGR00110), producing MTKNANDNDATTNNADNKGKGRKLRSQLWFDNPHNPGMTALYLERYLNYGLTRQELQSGKPIIGIAQTGNDLSPCNRHHIELAQRVREGIREAGGIAMEFPTHPIQETGKRPTAALDRNLAYLSLVEVLFGYPLDGVVLTTGCDKTTPACMMAAATVNIPAIVLSGGPMLNGWFNGERTGSGTVVWKSREDLAAGKIDYEEFMEIVASSAPSVGHCNTMGTASTMNSLAEALGFSLPGCAAIPAPYRERGQIAYETGKRAVEMVWEDLKPSDFLTRKAFENCIVVNSAIGGSTNAPIHINALARHIGVDLTIEDWQKFGHDVPLLVNMQPAGYYLGEEYHRAGGVPAVVRELMKHKRIHEDALTVNGKTMGENCNDAPAPDNDVIRTYDKPLVKDAGFIVLRGNLFDSAIMKTSVISKEFRDRYLSNPKDPDAFEGRAIVFEGPEDYHHRIDDPSLNIDQHCMLFVRGVGPIGYPGGAEVVNMQPPAALIKKGITSLPCIGDGRQSGTSGSPSILNASPEAAANGGLAILKTGDRVRIDLKKGEANILISDDEVKQRHADLKAKGGFPFPSNQTPWQELYRNTVGQQSTGACLELATRYRNIAGTVGVARDNH from the coding sequence GTGACAAAAAACGCTAACGACAACGACGCCACGACTAACAATGCCGATAATAAAGGCAAGGGCCGCAAACTCCGTTCCCAGCTCTGGTTTGACAATCCCCATAACCCGGGCATGACCGCGCTCTATCTCGAGCGCTACCTGAATTACGGCCTGACCCGTCAGGAATTGCAGTCCGGCAAACCGATTATTGGCATCGCGCAGACCGGCAACGATCTCTCCCCCTGCAACCGCCACCACATCGAGCTCGCTCAGCGCGTGCGCGAGGGCATCCGCGAGGCCGGCGGCATCGCGATGGAGTTCCCGACCCATCCAATCCAGGAAACTGGGAAGCGGCCGACCGCGGCACTAGACCGTAACCTGGCCTATCTCAGCCTGGTCGAAGTCCTATTCGGCTACCCGCTGGACGGCGTGGTGCTGACCACCGGATGCGACAAGACGACTCCGGCGTGCATGATGGCCGCGGCAACGGTCAACATTCCGGCGATCGTGCTCTCCGGCGGGCCGATGCTCAACGGCTGGTTCAACGGCGAACGAACCGGTTCAGGCACCGTGGTCTGGAAGTCGCGTGAAGACCTCGCCGCCGGCAAGATCGACTACGAAGAATTTATGGAGATTGTCGCCTCCTCCGCACCCTCGGTTGGCCACTGCAACACCATGGGCACCGCCTCCACCATGAACTCGCTGGCGGAAGCGCTCGGTTTCTCCCTGCCCGGCTGTGCGGCCATTCCGGCGCCCTATCGTGAACGCGGACAGATTGCCTATGAAACCGGCAAACGCGCCGTCGAAATGGTTTGGGAAGACCTCAAGCCATCGGATTTCCTCACCCGCAAGGCATTCGAGAACTGCATTGTGGTGAACTCCGCGATCGGCGGCTCCACCAACGCGCCGATTCACATCAATGCCCTCGCCCGCCATATCGGCGTCGACCTCACGATCGAGGATTGGCAGAAATTCGGCCACGATGTTCCGCTGCTCGTGAATATGCAGCCTGCGGGATATTACCTTGGCGAAGAGTATCACCGTGCGGGCGGCGTACCGGCCGTGGTGCGTGAACTGATGAAGCACAAGCGCATCCACGAGGATGCGTTGACCGTCAACGGCAAGACCATGGGCGAGAACTGCAACGATGCGCCCGCGCCCGACAACGACGTGATCCGCACCTACGACAAACCGCTGGTGAAAGATGCAGGATTCATTGTCCTGCGTGGCAATCTGTTCGACTCAGCGATCATGAAGACTAGCGTCATCTCGAAGGAATTCCGCGATCGCTATCTTTCGAACCCGAAAGACCCCGATGCTTTCGAGGGACGTGCGATCGTGTTCGAAGGCCCGGAAGACTATCACCACCGCATCGACGATCCGTCCCTGAACATCGACCAACACTGCATGCTGTTCGTGCGCGGCGTCGGCCCGATCGGGTATCCCGGCGGCGCGGAAGTGGTGAACATGCAACCACCCGCCGCCCTGATCAAAAAGGGGATCACCTCGTTGCCCTGCATCGGTGATGGACGGCAATCCGGCACCTCGGGCTCGCCCTCGATCCTCAATGCATCACCGGAAGCCGCAGCCAATGGTGGCCTTGCGATTCTGAAGACCGGTGACCGTGTCCGCATCGACCTGAAAAAAGGCGAGGCGAACATTCTGATTTCCGACGACGAAGTGAAACAGCGCCATGCGGACCTGAAGGCAAAGGGCGGCTTCCCCTTCCCGAGCAATCAGACGCCGTGGCAGGAGCTTTACCGCAACACCGTTGGCCAGCAGTCCACCGGTGCGTGCCTCGAACTGGCAACACGCTATCGCAATATTGCCGGCACGGTCGGTGTTGCGCGCGACAACCACTAA
- a CDS encoding dihydroxy-acid dehydratase (product_source=KO:K01687; cog=COG0129; ko=KO:K01687; pfam=PF00920; superfamily=143975,52016; tigrfam=TIGR00110) yields the protein MTKGLKKGLTSYGDPGFSLFLRKAFIKAMGYSEEALERPIVGITNTYSDYNPCHGNVPQLIEAVKRGVMLAGAMPMVFPTISIAESFSHPTSMYLRNLMAMDTEEMIRAQPMDAVVVIGGCDKTLPAQIMAAVSADLPTVVIPVGPMVVGHHKGEVLGACTDCRRMWGKYRAGEIDAEEIEAVNGRLAPSVGTCMVMGTASTMACITETLGLSLPMSATIPAPHAERVRSAEASGKRAAEMAVTGGPRPSELLTPSAFRNAQVVLQAIGGSTNGLIHLTAIANRTPHNIELDAFDKLGREVPVLIDLKPSGQHYMEHFHHAGGVPKLMKELGDLIDLDAKTVAGGTLRDVVAKAEEVPGQDAIRSRNNPIKSEGAMAVLHGNLAPRGAVIKQSAASPNLLQHTGRAVVFESVEDMTLRVDDPNLDVKAEDVLVLRNAGPKGAPGMPEAGYLPIPQKILRTGVKDMVRISDARMSGTAFGTIVLHIAPESAVGGPLALVQTGDMIKLDVAGRSIELLVEEAELKKREAALPKSQTPDWAKRGYAQLFNETITQADEGCDFDFMRREGK from the coding sequence ATGACCAAGGGTCTCAAGAAGGGGCTGACGAGCTACGGCGATCCCGGGTTTTCGCTGTTCCTGCGTAAGGCCTTCATCAAGGCAATGGGCTATTCCGAAGAGGCGCTGGAGCGTCCCATCGTTGGCATCACCAACACCTACAGCGACTACAACCCGTGTCATGGCAACGTTCCGCAGCTCATCGAGGCGGTAAAACGCGGCGTTATGCTCGCCGGCGCGATGCCAATGGTGTTCCCGACCATTTCCATTGCCGAGAGCTTCTCCCACCCGACGTCGATGTATCTTCGCAACCTGATGGCGATGGATACGGAGGAGATGATCCGCGCGCAGCCGATGGACGCGGTCGTGGTGATTGGCGGCTGCGACAAGACTTTGCCTGCACAGATCATGGCCGCTGTGAGCGCCGATCTGCCGACAGTGGTGATCCCAGTTGGTCCGATGGTCGTCGGCCACCACAAGGGCGAAGTGCTGGGAGCTTGCACCGATTGCCGCCGCATGTGGGGGAAGTATCGTGCGGGCGAAATCGACGCCGAGGAGATCGAGGCGGTTAATGGCCGTCTGGCTCCATCGGTCGGCACCTGCATGGTGATGGGCACCGCAAGCACCATGGCATGCATCACCGAGACGTTGGGGCTGTCGCTGCCCATGAGCGCGACTATCCCGGCGCCCCATGCCGAGCGCGTCCGTTCGGCTGAGGCCAGCGGCAAGCGCGCTGCCGAGATGGCTGTCACCGGCGGTCCGCGTCCGAGCGAGCTGCTGACGCCATCGGCGTTCCGCAACGCCCAGGTGGTACTCCAGGCCATCGGCGGTTCGACCAATGGCCTAATTCATCTAACCGCGATTGCCAATCGCACGCCGCATAACATTGAGCTGGACGCCTTCGACAAGCTCGGTCGCGAGGTGCCTGTACTGATCGACCTCAAGCCGTCCGGCCAGCACTACATGGAGCACTTCCATCATGCCGGCGGTGTGCCAAAGTTGATGAAGGAGCTTGGCGATCTGATCGACCTTGATGCCAAGACCGTCGCCGGTGGCACGCTGCGCGACGTCGTCGCCAAGGCCGAAGAGGTGCCGGGGCAGGATGCGATCCGCTCGCGCAACAATCCCATCAAATCGGAAGGTGCGATGGCCGTCCTGCACGGCAACCTCGCGCCGCGCGGCGCCGTCATCAAGCAGTCCGCAGCAAGTCCGAATCTGTTGCAGCACACCGGCCGGGCGGTCGTTTTCGAATCCGTCGAAGACATGACCCTGCGCGTGGATGATCCTAACCTGGACGTGAAGGCGGAGGACGTGCTGGTGCTGCGCAATGCGGGACCGAAGGGCGCGCCGGGCATGCCGGAGGCAGGTTACTTGCCGATCCCGCAGAAGATTCTGCGCACGGGTGTGAAGGACATGGTGCGTATTTCCGATGCGCGCATGAGCGGCACTGCGTTCGGCACCATCGTTTTGCACATCGCGCCGGAGTCCGCCGTCGGTGGGCCGCTGGCGCTGGTGCAGACCGGCGACATGATCAAGCTCGACGTGGCCGGCCGCAGCATCGAACTCTTGGTTGAGGAGGCGGAGCTGAAGAAACGGGAGGCCGCACTCCCGAAGTCACAGACACCTGATTGGGCGAAGCGCGGCTATGCGCAGCTCTTTAACGAGACGATCACGCAGGCCGACGAAGGCTGCGACTTCGATTTCATGCGGCGTGAAGGGAAGTAA